The following coding sequences are from one Coffea arabica cultivar ET-39 chromosome 11e, Coffea Arabica ET-39 HiFi, whole genome shotgun sequence window:
- the LOC113717745 gene encoding single-stranded DNA-binding protein WHY1, chloroplastic, which yields MLHLNLSSSLSPIQNPSKQHPPPQSYHGFFSNNNSPFNLKTKTSSLSFSNSTKNLTLKCRHSGYFEPQEPQQQRFSPPDQQGTLPSRVYVGYSVYKGKAALTVEPRPPEFTPLDSGAFKLTKEGFVLLQFAPAASVRQYDWSRKQVFSLSVNEIGSLISLGAKDSCEFFHDPFKGKSDEGRVRKVLKVEPLPDGSGHFFNLSVQNKLINVDENIYIPITKAEFAVLTSGFNFILPYLIGWHAFATSVKPEDASRVNYTNARSGAEYEWSR from the exons ATGCTACACCTAAACCTCTCTTCTTCTCTATCCCCTATCCAAAACCCTAGTAAACAGCACCCTCCTCCACAGTCATACCATGGTTTCTTCTCCAACAATAATTCACCCTTCAATCTTAAAACCAAAAcctcctctctttctttctccaattCGACCAAGAACCTTACCTTAAAATGCCGCCACTCTGGTTATTTTGAGCCTCAAGAACCGCAGCAGCAGAGGTTTTCTCCTCCTGATCAACAAG GGACATTGCCGTCAAGGGTATATGTTGGATACTCTGTGTACAAGGGGAAGGCAGCTCTGACAGTGGAGCCTCGGCCTCCAGAGTTCACGCCTTTAGAT TCAGGGGCATTTAAGCTGACGAAGGAGGGTTTTGTGTTGCTTCAGTTTGCTCCTGCTGCTAGCGTTCGCCAATATGATTGGAGTAGAAAGCAG GTTTTCTCATTGTCAGTAAATGAGATTGGGAGTCTAATTAGCCTTGGAGCAAAAGATTCTTGTGAATTTTTCCACGATcctttcaaaggaaaaag TGATGAAGGTAGGGTCAGAAAAGTGCTGAAGGTAGAACCCCTGCCAGATGGTTCTGGCCACTTCTTTAATCTCA GTGTTCAAAACAAGCTTATAAATGTGGATGAGAATATCTACATTCCTATAACAAAGGCAGAGTTTGCAGTTCTTACCTCAGGATTCAAT TTTATCTTGCCATACCTTATAGGTTGGCACGCTTTTGCAACTTCCGTGAAGCCAGAAGATGCTAGTCGGGTGAACTACACTAATGCCAGATCTGGTGCCGAGTATGAATGGAGCAGATAG
- the LOC113718725 gene encoding serine carboxypeptidase-like 46, giving the protein MNTVKKVLLFLVLGSFSAFLTIGRSTAELITSLPGQPSNVTFKQYSGYIVTDAQHGRALFYYFVKADSGNPLSHPLTVWLNGGPGCSSLGFGAFMENGPFQPGNAGLLLRNKYSWNSASNMLYVESPIGVGFSYSNTSSDYINWNDTTTAWDNLQFPLNWFKEFPQHRDSDLYLTGESYAGHYIPQLAMLLLEYNRQLNNKPIKLKGIALGNPLLDSEISIDASEFLWSHGVISDDMLAMKKTVCNDSRYFVERIHKNLSKDCLDMYGTMREEVGNDTDPGDLIMPPCLSPTTQSTFLGGPADAKVAKKIAVGDPCLGDRIYAYLNKPGVQKALHIKTTRFPAVWDFCSGPLDYQADNMAANIIPLLSGILRENIRILLFSGDQDSKIPLTQTRKIANWLAKDLELTAFGRYGPWYDGLQVGGWSQSFGGLEKSKNNTHLTYATVKGAAHEVPFTSPSQALTLFKAFLSGHPPPRTSNV; this is encoded by the exons ATGAATACCGTGAAAAAGGTTCTTTTGTTCTTAGTCTTGGGCAGTTTCTCTGCATTTTTGACAATTGGCAGATCAACTGCTGAGCTGATAACTTCTCTCCCTGGACAGCCTTCTAATGTTACCTTCAAGCAATATTCAGGTTACATTGTTACAGATGCTCAACATGGCCGAGCTCTTTTCTATTATTTCGTCAAAGCTGATTCAGGAAATCCGCTCTCACATCCCCTGACAGTATGGCTAAATGGCG GCCCTGGTTGTTCTTCTCTTGGATTTGGTGCATTCATGGAAAATGGTCCTTTTCAGCCTGGAAATGCAGGCCTCCTGTTAAGAAATAAGTATTCATGGAATTCAG CATCAAACATGTTGTATGTGGAATCACCTATTGGAGTTGGGTTTTCATACTCAAACACAAGTTCAGACTACATCAATTGGAATGATACAACAACTG CTTGGGATAATCTGCAATTTCCCTTGAACTGGTTCAAGGAATTCCCTCAACACAGAGATTCGGATCTGTACTTAACTGGGGAGAGTTATGCAG GTCACTATATACCACAGCTTGCAATGCTGTTGCTAGAGTACAACAGACAACTGAATAACAAACCTATCAAGCTCAAAGGAATTGCA CTGGGAAATCCACTGCTAGACAGCGAGATCAGCATTGATGCTAGTGAATTCCTTTGGTCACATGGAGTAATTTCTGATGACATGCTTGCAATGAAGAAAACAGTCTGTAATGACTCGAGGTACTTTGTGGAGAGAATCCATAAAAATCTATCCAAGGATTGCCTGGATATGTATGGAACCATGAGAGAGGAGGTTGGAAATGATACTGATCCTGGCGATCTTATCATGCCTCCATGTTTATCCCCGACTACACAATCAACTTTTCTGGGAGGTCCTGCTGATGCAAAG GTTGCAAAGAAAATTGCAGTTGGTGATCCCTGTCTAGGTGATAGGATATATGCATACCTCAACAAACCTGGAGTTCAGAAAgctttacatatcaaaacaaCTCGATTTCCAGCTGTCTGGGACTTTTGTTCAGG GCCGCTGGACTACCAAGCTGATAATATGGCTGCTAACATCATACCTCTCTTGTCAGGGATTCTTAGAGAGAACATCCGCATTCTACTTTTCAG TGGAGATCAAGACTCAAAAATCCCACTAACACAGACAAGGAAAATTGcaaattggttggccaaagATCTAGAGCTGACAGCTTTTGGGAGATATGGTCCTTGGTATGATGGCTTGCAG GTTGGGGGCTGGAGTCAATCATTTGGTGGATTAGAGAAGAGTAAAAACAATACACACTTGACATATGCTACCGTTAAGGGAGCAGCTCATGAAGTCCCCTTCACTTCTCCCTCCCAAGCTCTCACACTCTTCAAAGCATTTCTAAGTGGACATCCTCCCCCAAGAACCAGTAATGTTTGA